The following are from one region of the Bradyrhizobium sediminis genome:
- the murA gene encoding UDP-N-acetylglucosamine 1-carboxyvinyltransferase produces MPPLQYIVEGGHRLAGTIAPAGNKNAALPIIAAALLTEHPVTLENVPRIRDTETLVELIRSVGASAEWRERNTLAIHARSIRAADLDPELCARIRASILLAGPLLARCGEVMLPPPGGDVIGRRRLDTHLLAFEQLGATVTATHRLEFRATRLKGADVFLDEPSVTATENALIAAVGAHGATYLRNAASEPHVQDLAHFLVALGARIEGIGTNTIIVHGPATLGGATYSIQPDHIEVGSLIGLAAVTRSPLRIARAGVEHLRSIRMGFERLGIVCGVEGDDLVVPSGQTMKIHDDFGGHVPKLEDQPWPAFPADLMSIAIVTATQCDGVILMFEKMFESRMFFVDKLIAMGGRIVLCDPHRAIVAGPSRLRGALMTSPDIRAGMAMLLAAVCAEGVSTINNADQIERGYERIDERLNALGARITRVPERTRDT; encoded by the coding sequence GTGCCACCCCTTCAATACATCGTTGAAGGCGGCCACCGGCTGGCGGGCACCATTGCGCCCGCCGGCAACAAGAATGCCGCGTTGCCGATCATCGCTGCGGCATTGCTGACCGAGCACCCGGTCACGCTCGAGAACGTCCCCCGCATTCGCGACACCGAGACGCTGGTGGAGCTGATCCGCTCGGTCGGCGCGTCCGCCGAATGGCGAGAGCGCAATACGCTGGCAATCCATGCCAGGAGCATTCGCGCGGCCGACCTCGATCCGGAACTATGTGCACGAATCCGTGCCTCGATCCTGCTGGCGGGGCCGCTGCTGGCCCGCTGCGGCGAGGTGATGCTGCCGCCGCCCGGCGGCGACGTCATCGGCCGGCGGCGTCTCGATACGCATCTGCTGGCCTTCGAGCAGCTCGGCGCCACCGTCACCGCCACCCACCGGCTGGAATTTCGCGCCACGCGGCTGAAGGGCGCGGACGTCTTTCTCGACGAGCCCAGCGTGACGGCCACCGAGAACGCGCTGATCGCCGCTGTCGGCGCTCATGGCGCCACCTACCTGCGCAACGCCGCCTCCGAGCCGCATGTGCAGGACCTCGCGCATTTCCTGGTCGCGCTCGGCGCGCGCATCGAAGGCATCGGCACCAACACCATCATCGTCCATGGACCGGCGACGCTCGGCGGCGCCACCTATTCGATCCAGCCTGATCACATCGAGGTCGGCTCGCTGATCGGACTGGCCGCTGTGACCCGCTCGCCGCTGCGCATCGCGCGGGCCGGCGTCGAGCACCTGCGCTCGATCCGGATGGGCTTCGAGCGGCTTGGCATCGTCTGCGGCGTCGAGGGCGACGATCTCGTGGTGCCGTCCGGACAGACCATGAAGATCCACGATGATTTCGGCGGCCACGTTCCGAAGCTCGAGGATCAGCCGTGGCCGGCCTTCCCGGCGGACCTGATGTCGATCGCCATCGTGACCGCCACCCAGTGCGACGGCGTGATCCTGATGTTCGAGAAGATGTTCGAATCGCGGATGTTCTTCGTCGACAAGCTGATTGCGATGGGCGGGCGCATCGTGCTGTGCGACCCGCACCGGGCGATCGTGGCGGGGCCGAGCCGGCTGCGCGGCGCGCTGATGACCTCGCCCGACATCCGCGCCGGCATGGCGATGCTGCTGGCCGCGGTCTGCGCCGAGGGCGTCAGCACCATCAACAACGCCGACCAGATCGAGCGCGGCTATGAACGCATCGACGAACGCCTCAACGCGCTCGGCGCCAGGATCACGCGGGTGCCGGAGCGGACCCGCGACACCTGA
- a CDS encoding MmgE/PrpD family protein, protein MAHETATLAAYVANLKFADIPQEVLARAKVLTLDFLGSAIRARRDAESTPSLVKMLEALALDGKGESTVFGDAKTWTPAVAALLNGALGHSLDFDDTHADSSLHPSAPVVPAAFAVGELVGASGRDVLTAIVAGYEVCCRLGNALDPTSHYARGFHPTATAGTYGAAAAAAKLFGLSKEQIVSAFGVSGSQAAGSLQFLVNGAWNKRYQVGAAAMNGVIAATLARNDFIGSSESIEGKHGLLVGYSDNPHPDKAVADLGKTYETMKIGVKPYPSCRYTHAALDALIAMRREHNLTPDQIKRVEIGLHRNGITLTGDAATKRHPTSIVGGQFSMFFTGAVALDQGRFGWDDYDKLGDKAVGALADKFDVVQDDRLEAGRTHPFGARVSITTDDGVHERLYADPSGEPNSFPDAQAMQQKFLTLARPVLNGRADQLADAILSLERFDRVEKATQLGRQ, encoded by the coding sequence ATGGCCCATGAAACCGCGACGCTGGCCGCTTATGTCGCCAACCTGAAATTCGCCGATATCCCGCAGGAGGTGCTGGCGCGCGCCAAGGTGCTGACGCTGGACTTCCTCGGCAGCGCCATCCGGGCGCGGCGCGACGCGGAATCGACGCCTTCGCTCGTGAAAATGCTCGAAGCGCTGGCGCTCGACGGCAAGGGCGAATCCACCGTGTTCGGAGATGCCAAGACCTGGACGCCGGCGGTGGCGGCGCTGCTCAACGGCGCGCTCGGCCATTCGCTCGATTTCGACGACACCCATGCGGATTCCTCGCTGCATCCGAGCGCGCCGGTGGTGCCGGCCGCGTTCGCGGTCGGCGAACTCGTCGGCGCTTCCGGCCGCGACGTGCTCACCGCCATCGTCGCCGGCTATGAGGTGTGCTGCCGGCTCGGCAACGCGCTCGATCCGACCTCGCATTACGCGCGCGGCTTTCACCCCACAGCGACGGCGGGAACCTATGGCGCTGCAGCGGCGGCGGCAAAACTGTTTGGATTGTCGAAAGAGCAAATCGTCTCCGCATTCGGCGTCTCCGGCAGCCAGGCCGCCGGCTCGCTGCAGTTCCTGGTCAATGGCGCCTGGAACAAGCGTTATCAGGTCGGCGCCGCGGCGATGAACGGCGTGATCGCGGCCACATTGGCGCGCAACGATTTCATCGGCTCCTCCGAATCGATCGAAGGCAAGCATGGTCTTTTGGTCGGCTACAGCGACAATCCCCATCCCGACAAGGCGGTCGCCGACCTCGGCAAGACTTATGAGACCATGAAGATCGGCGTAAAACCCTATCCGAGCTGCCGCTACACCCACGCAGCCCTCGATGCGCTGATCGCGATGCGCCGCGAGCACAATCTGACGCCGGACCAGATCAAGCGCGTCGAGATCGGCTTGCATCGCAACGGCATCACGCTGACCGGCGACGCCGCCACCAAGCGGCATCCGACCTCGATCGTCGGCGGACAGTTCTCGATGTTCTTCACCGGCGCCGTGGCGCTCGACCAGGGCCGCTTCGGCTGGGACGATTACGATAAGCTCGGCGACAAGGCCGTGGGTGCGCTGGCCGACAAGTTCGACGTGGTGCAGGACGATCGCCTCGAGGCCGGCCGTACTCATCCGTTCGGCGCCCGCGTCTCGATCACCACCGACGACGGCGTGCACGAGCGGCTCTATGCCGATCCTTCCGGCGAGCCCAATTCGTTCCCGGACGCACAGGCGATGCAGCAGAAGTTTCTCACCCTCGCCCGTCCGGTGCTGAACGGCCGCGCCGACCAGCTTGCGGATGCAATCCTGTCGCTGGAACGGTTCGATCGCGTCGAGAAGGCCACGCAGCTCGGCCGGCAATAG
- a CDS encoding DUF2867 domain-containing protein, which translates to MKVREVDPDVDPGALLPGAQFIDAYRIAVEDAALDARQAAERMLARGPPWIDALLSLRNLIVAPLGLKTSAPNQSGTADIIGLFPVLSQTPDRLVAGFDDKHLDFRVVVDVAGSGGSRNVTATTLVLTHNLLGRVYLATILPFHRLVVRAMLRQVAA; encoded by the coding sequence ATGAAGGTCCGCGAGGTCGATCCCGACGTTGACCCCGGCGCGTTGCTGCCGGGCGCGCAGTTCATCGACGCCTACCGCATCGCGGTTGAGGATGCCGCCCTCGACGCGCGGCAAGCGGCGGAAAGAATGCTGGCGCGTGGGCCGCCCTGGATCGATGCCCTGCTGAGCCTGCGCAATCTCATCGTGGCGCCGCTCGGCCTGAAGACCTCCGCGCCGAACCAGAGCGGCACCGCCGACATCATCGGGCTGTTTCCGGTTCTGAGCCAGACGCCGGATCGCCTGGTCGCGGGCTTCGACGACAAGCACCTGGATTTCCGCGTCGTGGTCGATGTCGCAGGCTCCGGCGGCAGCCGGAATGTCACGGCAACCACATTGGTCCTGACGCACAACCTGCTCGGCCGGGTCTATCTCGCGACCATCCTGCCGTTTCACCGGCTCGTCGTCCGCGCCATGCTGCGGCAGGTTGCAGCCTGA
- a CDS encoding MATE family efflux transporter has product MTSLDEIRRAPVATAASGHHLAVELTETLKLAVPIALTQLGQIAMMTTDLALIGRLGDEAVAAAALASSVFFITFTFGMGLVSAVAPLAAQAFGARNPRMVRRSLRVGLWAALLISLPLMALPLYGEQILLTLGQAPATARRAQEYLLGLAWGIAPALWFLAIRGFMGAVNRPEPGLWITLAAIPANAVLVYLLIHGEWGLPRLELFGAGLATTMINFGMFLAGLWFAHGRRPFKKYHVLGRIWRVDWLLMRQLVVIGAPISISFLLEYGLFAAAALLMGLISTTALAAHQIALQVTAILFMVPFGIGIAATVRVGHAVGRNDAPAVKRAGLVATTLGIVLVSSLTLAVILARFAIARFFLGEGVESGGVVIELTATLLMVGATFFVADGIQTVAAGALRGMNDTRIPLLFAAISYWLIGFSAAYGLAFWTGLGAVGVWIGLSCGTALYALLLVLRFRRLAGHLERARMVAVN; this is encoded by the coding sequence ATGACATCCCTTGATGAAATCCGGCGAGCGCCGGTCGCTACGGCAGCCTCCGGCCATCACCTCGCCGTCGAACTGACCGAGACGCTGAAGCTGGCGGTTCCGATCGCGCTGACCCAGCTCGGGCAGATCGCGATGATGACGACCGATCTGGCCCTGATCGGACGCCTCGGCGACGAGGCCGTCGCCGCCGCGGCGCTGGCGAGTTCGGTGTTCTTCATCACCTTCACCTTCGGCATGGGGCTGGTATCCGCCGTGGCGCCGCTGGCCGCGCAGGCGTTCGGCGCCCGCAATCCGCGGATGGTGCGGCGTTCGCTTCGCGTCGGGCTTTGGGCGGCGCTGCTGATTTCCCTGCCGTTGATGGCTCTGCCGCTCTACGGCGAGCAGATCCTGTTGACCCTGGGTCAGGCGCCGGCGACCGCGCGACGCGCGCAGGAATATCTGCTGGGCCTCGCCTGGGGCATTGCGCCGGCGCTGTGGTTCCTGGCGATCCGCGGCTTCATGGGCGCGGTCAACCGTCCGGAGCCGGGCCTGTGGATCACGCTGGCGGCGATCCCCGCCAATGCCGTGCTGGTCTATCTCCTGATCCATGGCGAATGGGGACTGCCGCGGCTGGAATTGTTCGGCGCCGGGCTTGCCACCACGATGATCAATTTCGGCATGTTCCTGGCCGGCCTCTGGTTCGCGCATGGCCGCCGGCCGTTCAAGAAATACCACGTGCTGGGCCGGATATGGCGCGTCGACTGGCTGCTGATGCGGCAACTGGTGGTGATCGGCGCGCCGATCTCGATCTCATTCCTGCTGGAGTACGGCCTGTTCGCCGCCGCAGCGCTGCTGATGGGCCTGATCAGCACCACCGCGCTGGCGGCGCATCAGATCGCGCTGCAGGTCACCGCCATCCTGTTCATGGTGCCGTTCGGCATCGGAATAGCGGCGACCGTGCGGGTCGGGCATGCCGTCGGCCGCAACGATGCGCCGGCGGTCAAGCGGGCGGGCCTGGTCGCGACCACGCTCGGCATTGTCCTGGTGTCCAGCCTGACGCTGGCCGTGATCCTCGCCCGGTTTGCGATCGCGCGATTCTTTCTCGGCGAGGGGGTGGAAAGCGGAGGCGTCGTCATCGAGCTCACCGCGACGCTGCTGATGGTCGGCGCGACATTCTTCGTCGCCGACGGCATCCAGACCGTCGCGGCAGGCGCGCTGCGCGGCATGAACGACACGCGGATCCCGCTGTTGTTTGCCGCGATCAGCTACTGGCTGATCGGATTCAGCGCCGCCTACGGGCTTGCCTTCTGGACCGGGCTCGGCGCGGTCGGCGTCTGGATCGGGCTGTCCTGCGGCACCGCGCTCTATGCCCTGCTTCTGGTCTTGCGTTTCCGGCGGCTTGCGGGGCATCTGGAACGCGCAAGAATGGTTGCCGTGAATTGA
- a CDS encoding alpha/beta fold hydrolase codes for MLQPPSTDVKTFVTGDFRLQSGIVMPTVTIAYRTLGVLAPDRDNVVLVTHGNTSGPQMIDPLGSTGEGSWNEIVGPGKAVDTNRFFAICPNMLGSSYGSTNAASIDPATGKPYGPRFPDITVSDIVATQRALLDHLGIGRLVAIVGPSYGGFQAFQWAVNYPGMMKGIAAIVTSPVVPRERSEGNVARLLATLSQDPNWNGGDYYDRGGVLETMTQIRIATLKNYGIETRLRDTMSDPQAIEAAIRDESARWATGFDANSLIILAKALRGFDVTAQFGSIKAKMLYVLSRTDKLFPPELAPGVMQALKAAGVDADYFLLDSEYGHSASGLDAHKWAPRLREFMDGL; via the coding sequence ATGCTGCAGCCTCCCTCCACTGACGTGAAAACCTTCGTCACCGGCGATTTCCGCCTGCAAAGCGGCATCGTCATGCCGACCGTGACCATCGCCTACCGGACGCTGGGGGTCCTTGCGCCCGACCGCGACAATGTCGTGCTGGTCACCCATGGCAACACCAGCGGTCCGCAGATGATCGATCCCTTGGGATCGACCGGCGAGGGAAGCTGGAACGAGATCGTCGGCCCCGGCAAGGCGGTCGACACCAACCGTTTCTTTGCGATCTGTCCCAACATGCTGGGGTCGTCCTACGGATCGACCAATGCGGCGAGCATCGATCCCGCGACCGGCAAGCCCTACGGGCCGCGGTTTCCCGACATCACCGTGAGCGACATCGTCGCCACCCAGCGCGCGCTGCTCGATCATCTCGGCATCGGAAGGCTGGTTGCGATCGTCGGCCCGTCCTATGGCGGCTTCCAGGCCTTCCAGTGGGCGGTGAACTATCCCGGCATGATGAAGGGGATTGCCGCCATCGTCACGTCTCCTGTGGTGCCGCGCGAGCGGTCGGAAGGAAATGTGGCGCGCCTGCTCGCCACCCTATCGCAGGACCCGAACTGGAACGGCGGCGACTATTACGATCGCGGCGGCGTGCTGGAGACCATGACCCAGATCCGCATCGCCACGCTGAAAAACTACGGCATCGAGACCCGCCTGCGCGATACGATGTCCGATCCGCAAGCGATCGAGGCGGCGATCCGCGACGAGTCGGCGCGATGGGCAACGGGGTTCGATGCCAATTCGCTGATCATCCTGGCGAAGGCGCTGAGGGGTTTTGATGTGACCGCGCAATTCGGCAGCATCAAAGCGAAGATGCTTTATGTATTGTCCCGCACCGACAAACTGTTTCCGCCGGAGCTTGCGCCCGGCGTGATGCAGGCGCTCAAGGCCGCCGGCGTCGACGCCGATTATTTCCTGCTCGACAGCGAATACGGCCATTCGGCATCCGGCCTCGACGCGCATAAATGGGCGCCGCGGCTGCGGGAGTTTATGGACGGGCTGTGA
- a CDS encoding IS630 family transposase (programmed frameshift): MGGAVRILRLDLTAKDLRAAAGREKDGSAARRMLALAMVLDGMDRKSAAESCGMDRQTLRDWVHRYNAEGLDGLHDLKTPGPTPKLTAEQQAELAKLVEAGPDPARHGVVRWRRVDLRDELQRRFGVALHERSVGKVLAKLGYRRLSVRPRHPQADEEAQEAFKKNFAATVAAQLPDRAKDKPIEIWFQDEARIGQQGTLTRVWAKRGTRPRAPRDQRYEWAYIFGAVCPQRRATAALVLPAADTDAMSMHLAEIGRRVAPGAHAALVIDGAGYHVAARLSVPSNITLVRLPPYAPELNPVENVWEYLRGNKLAITVFESYDDIVDKSCAAWRFFADDPERVASITSRTWATVIP; encoded by the exons ATGGGTGGAGCGGTTAGGATCCTACGGCTTGATTTGACGGCAAAGGACCTTCGTGCGGCGGCGGGCCGGGAGAAGGATGGTTCAGCAGCACGGCGGATGTTGGCTCTTGCGATGGTGCTCGATGGGATGGATCGCAAGTCGGCGGCGGAGAGCTGCGGCATGGATCGCCAGACCCTGCGGGATTGGGTGCATCGCTACAACGCTGAGGGCTTGGACGGCCTGCACGATTTGAAGACGCCAGGTCCCACGCCAAAACTCACAGCGGAGCAGCAAGCCGAACTGGCCAAGCTGGTTGAGGCCGGGCCCGATCCGGCTCGCCATGGGGTAGTGCGCTGGCGGCGCGTGGATTTGCGCGACGAGTTGCAACGGCGCTTTGGCGTCGCATTGCATGAACGCTCGGTCGGCAAGGTGCTGGCGAAGCTCGGCTACCGCCGGCTCTCGGTGCGTCCGCGCCATCCGCAGGCCGACGAAGAAGCCCAGGAGGCCTTTA AAAAAAACTTTGCCGCAACGGTCGCGGCGCAACTCCCCGACCGCGCGAAAGACAAACCCATCGAAATCTGGTTCCAGGACGAAGCCCGCATCGGCCAGCAAGGGACGCTGACCCGCGTCTGGGCCAAGCGAGGAACACGGCCTCGTGCGCCACGCGACCAACGCTACGAGTGGGCTTACATTTTTGGCGCCGTCTGTCCGCAACGCCGAGCTACGGCGGCGCTCGTCCTGCCCGCCGCCGATACCGATGCCATGTCCATGCATCTGGCCGAAATCGGCCGCCGTGTTGCGCCGGGAGCACATGCTGCGCTCGTCATTGATGGCGCAGGCTATCACGTCGCGGCGCGTCTCTCCGTTCCAAGCAACATCACGCTCGTCCGCCTGCCGCCCTACGCTCCAGAGCTGAACCCGGTCGAGAATGTCTGGGAATATCTGCGCGGCAACAAACTCGCCATCACCGTGTTCGAAAGCTACGACGACATTGTCGACAAATCCTGCGCTGCTTGGCGCTTCTTCGCCGACGACCCCGAGCGCGTTGCCTCAATCACATCCAGAACCTGGGCGACGGTCATTCCTTGA
- a CDS encoding pirin family protein: MSWLPSNDPVLGDPLSCDALELVIVPRTRDLGDGFEVRRALPHGKRQMVGPFIFFDHFGPVQFMSGKGMDVRPHPHIGLATVTYLFDGSIMHRDSEGNIQEIQPGAMNLMTAGRGIAHSERTPDVQRASGQKMLGLQSWIALPAASEEIAPSFQHYAAADLPKVRDRGFTARVIAGQAFGATSPVSMVSPWFYTEVTAEQGTTLPLDPDHEERAIYLVDGEIEIAGDRYQGPRLLIFRPGDRITVKTVGPTRMTFLGGDALEGPRHIWWNFVSSSRERIEQAKQDWKTGRFAHVPDEHEFIPLPE, encoded by the coding sequence ATGAGCTGGCTCCCCTCCAACGATCCCGTGCTCGGCGATCCCCTGTCCTGCGACGCACTCGAACTGGTCATCGTGCCGCGCACCCGCGATCTCGGCGACGGATTCGAGGTGCGCCGGGCGCTGCCGCACGGCAAGCGCCAGATGGTCGGGCCCTTCATCTTCTTCGATCATTTCGGACCGGTGCAGTTCATGTCCGGCAAGGGCATGGACGTTCGCCCGCATCCGCATATCGGTCTCGCCACCGTCACCTACCTGTTCGACGGCTCGATCATGCACCGCGACAGCGAGGGCAACATCCAGGAAATCCAGCCCGGCGCGATGAACCTGATGACGGCCGGCCGCGGCATCGCCCATTCCGAGCGGACGCCGGACGTGCAGCGCGCCAGCGGCCAGAAAATGCTGGGCCTGCAGAGCTGGATCGCCTTGCCGGCGGCTTCCGAGGAGATCGCGCCGTCGTTCCAGCATTACGCCGCCGCCGACCTGCCGAAGGTAAGGGATCGCGGCTTCACCGCGCGCGTTATTGCGGGCCAGGCGTTCGGCGCGACATCGCCGGTCAGCATGGTGTCGCCGTGGTTCTATACCGAGGTAACCGCGGAACAAGGCACGACCCTGCCGCTCGATCCCGACCACGAGGAACGCGCGATCTACCTGGTCGACGGCGAGATCGAAATCGCCGGCGATCGCTATCAGGGACCGCGGCTGCTGATCTTCCGGCCCGGCGACCGCATCACCGTCAAGACCGTCGGGCCGACCCGGATGACGTTCCTCGGCGGCGACGCGCTGGAAGGGCCGCGCCATATCTGGTGGAATTTCGTCTCCTCCTCCAGGGAGCGGATCGAACAGGCCAAACAGGACTGGAAAACCGGCCGTTTCGCTCACGTTCCCGACGAACACGAGTTCATTCCGCTGCCGGAGTGA
- a CDS encoding crotonase/enoyl-CoA hydratase family protein, whose translation MTETDTVLVERDGPVTIVSINRPHCRNAVDGATARKLFDTFRAFDADAEASVAVFTGTGGHFCAGADLKAVASGDPNKKREIGGHDSIAPMGPSRLRLSKPVIAAVEGYAVAGGMELALWADIRVVAEDATFGIFCRRFGVPLIDLGTIRLPRLIGHSQAIDLILTGRPVGGPEALRMGLANRLVPRGETRAQAIALAKQIAAFPQTCMRADRLSALRQWDLEEEDAIANEMRGGLEVIASGETLSGAARFASGIGRHGAFGGDGRK comes from the coding sequence ATGACCGAGACCGACACAGTTCTGGTCGAACGCGATGGACCGGTGACCATCGTCTCCATCAACCGCCCGCATTGCCGCAACGCCGTCGACGGCGCGACTGCGCGCAAGCTGTTCGATACGTTCAGGGCTTTCGATGCCGATGCCGAGGCGTCGGTCGCGGTGTTTACCGGCACCGGCGGCCATTTCTGCGCCGGCGCCGACCTCAAGGCGGTGGCATCGGGCGATCCCAACAAGAAGCGCGAGATCGGCGGCCACGATTCGATCGCGCCGATGGGACCGAGCCGGCTGCGGCTGTCGAAGCCGGTGATTGCGGCGGTCGAAGGCTATGCCGTGGCCGGCGGCATGGAACTGGCGCTGTGGGCCGACATACGCGTGGTCGCCGAGGACGCCACCTTCGGCATCTTCTGCCGCCGCTTCGGCGTGCCTCTGATCGATCTCGGCACCATCCGGCTGCCGCGGCTGATCGGGCATTCGCAGGCGATCGATCTCATTCTGACCGGACGCCCCGTCGGCGGCCCGGAGGCGCTGCGCATGGGGCTTGCCAACCGCCTGGTGCCCAGGGGCGAAACCCGCGCGCAGGCGATTGCGCTGGCAAAACAGATCGCGGCCTTCCCGCAAACCTGCATGCGCGCCGACCGGTTGTCGGCGCTGCGGCAGTGGGACCTCGAAGAGGAAGACGCCATCGCCAACGAAATGCGCGGCGGGCTTGAAGTCATTGCCTCAGGCGAGACGCTGTCCGGCGCGGCGCGCTTTGCGTCCGGCATCGGACGTCACGGCGCGTTCGGCGGAGATGGCAGGAAGTGA
- a CDS encoding phosphoribosylaminoimidazolesuccinocarboxamide synthase, protein MTTMLASDLPLPRIGRGKVRDIYAVGDDRVLLLTTDRISAFDVVMAETIPMKGAVLTQISAWWFELLEGVVHHHMISADADTIMSEVPALQGHRASLAGRAMLCKRTEVFPIECVVRGYLSGSAWKEYAAQGTLAGEKLPPGLLESAKLEPAIFSPATKAETGHDENITIARMREVLGDEVAYELESMSRAVYTLGEKIAREQGIIIADTKFEFGRDKNGHIILIDEVMTPDSSRFWAADAYKPGQPQPSFDKQPLRDYLDAERRAGRWNGDAPPPPLPASVVDATSKRYLEAYRRITGSELRIA, encoded by the coding sequence ATGACCACCATGCTCGCCAGCGACCTGCCCCTTCCCCGGATCGGGCGCGGCAAGGTCCGCGATATCTACGCCGTCGGCGACGACCGCGTGCTGCTGCTCACCACCGACCGCATCAGCGCGTTCGATGTCGTCATGGCCGAGACCATTCCGATGAAGGGCGCGGTGCTGACGCAGATCAGCGCCTGGTGGTTCGAGCTGCTCGAAGGCGTGGTGCATCATCACATGATCAGCGCCGACGCCGACACCATCATGTCAGAGGTACCGGCGCTGCAGGGCCATCGCGCCTCGCTCGCCGGCCGGGCGATGCTATGCAAGCGCACGGAAGTGTTTCCGATCGAATGCGTGGTCCGCGGCTATCTCTCGGGCTCGGCCTGGAAGGAATACGCAGCCCAGGGCACGCTGGCAGGCGAGAAGCTGCCGCCGGGCCTGCTGGAAAGCGCCAAACTGGAGCCTGCGATCTTCAGCCCGGCGACCAAGGCCGAGACCGGCCACGACGAGAACATCACGATCGCGCGGATGCGCGAGGTGCTCGGCGACGAGGTGGCCTACGAGCTGGAGAGCATGAGCCGCGCCGTCTACACGCTCGGCGAAAAAATCGCCCGCGAGCAGGGCATCATCATTGCCGACACCAAATTCGAATTCGGCCGCGACAAGAACGGCCACATCATCCTGATCGACGAGGTGATGACCCCCGACAGTTCGCGGTTCTGGGCGGCGGATGCCTACAAGCCCGGCCAGCCGCAGCCGAGCTTCGACAAGCAGCCGTTGCGCGATTATCTCGACGCCGAGCGCCGCGCCGGCCGCTGGAACGGCGACGCCCCACCGCCGCCGCTGCCGGCCAGCGTGGTCGACGCCACCAGCAAGCGCTATCTCGAAGCCTATCGCCGGATTACCGGAAGCGAACTCAGGATTGCTTAA
- a CDS encoding GNAT family N-acetyltransferase: MRPLVLGATPAPSDGPVIETPRLILRQWRSADIAPYTAMLADPPTARFITVDGKPVLDEMTGWRHTVVMAGHWTLHGAGMFAVEEKSSGKFAGRVGPWFPPAWPGFEVGWGIASEFRGKGYAAEAARASIDWAFATFELDRIIHCIDRENVASQGVARRLGAAPEREIELFGHTADVWVTRRETWAG, encoded by the coding sequence TTGAGGCCGTTGGTATTAGGCGCAACGCCCGCCCCATCGGACGGTCCCGTCATCGAAACGCCGCGGCTGATACTGCGGCAATGGCGCAGCGCCGATATCGCGCCCTACACGGCAATGCTGGCCGATCCCCCGACCGCGCGGTTCATCACCGTCGATGGCAAGCCGGTGCTGGATGAAATGACCGGCTGGCGTCACACTGTCGTGATGGCCGGGCACTGGACGTTGCACGGCGCCGGCATGTTCGCGGTCGAGGAAAAATCCTCAGGCAAATTCGCCGGCCGCGTCGGGCCGTGGTTTCCGCCGGCCTGGCCGGGCTTTGAAGTCGGCTGGGGCATTGCCAGCGAATTTCGCGGCAAGGGCTATGCCGCCGAAGCGGCGCGGGCCTCGATCGACTGGGCATTTGCCACGTTCGAACTCGACCGGATCATCCACTGCATCGACCGCGAGAACGTCGCATCGCAGGGCGTGGCGCGCCGGCTCGGCGCGGCGCCGGAGCGCGAGATCGAACTGTTCGGCCACACCGCGGATGTATGGGTCACCCGGCGCGAGACGTGGGCGGGTTGA